The segment ATCTCATAAAGTAATCCGCACAATCTGAGATGAAGTGAACGGCTCCATTGTAAAACACCGGCATGTCAAATTTCATATTCCTACCACCACTTAAAAAGTTGTTTTCCATTGATTTCCACACGCCTTCTTTTCCATGATATATATTGCATGCATAACTAGTTGGTGACCATTCTTCTGTGTTTTCTAAAAGCAATATGAAATGGTCATCAGAAGAAGAGCTGTTAGAACAATCTAACATGACATTAAGAGTagaaaagttatgggtttttctAAATGACTCAGGAGAAGGAATGAAAAAGCAAGACTTTGTAATTGGATTGCAAATAAACAATTCAATTGGATCTTCATTAATGGTATGACAAAGAAGCAAACCATTACTAGAAGCTAGAATACAAGCTGAGTTTGATAAGAACGTCAAAACATTGTTAGGAACACCAGAAAGTTGTTGCTCTTTAGGTAAATGGTGAAACTCAATCCTTTTTAGATATCTTTGACTTATTTGATCATGTTGGAGGAAGAAACACGCATCACTCATCCCTAACAAATTACAAGATtgctttgttttgaaaggagattCTTCTGGAAATTTAGAAAATGAACTGCaagttaatttaaatttaaaaatgatttttgcgGGTAACCAAGAAAATATCTCATAAGCAATGTCTTCTTGAGAGACTGCCATATTTTCTAGGAATGAAAAAATTGAAAGATGAAAAATATATGAAGACTACAAAAAATAGCTAAAGAAAAAGAGTAACAAATAAATGCAAGATGTGTGTGATAATAAAAGTTATGTTAGAgttcatatatataataataatactgtCACTGCAAAAACAAATCTTTTGTTTTTCAACATAAAATCTTTTGGctgaaaaataataatcaattcaTATAATAGGTAAGGTCgttaaaataagaattttgttttaaaattaactacttTCCAAATATCAAGAGACGTATCCGTTGGCAAAGATTTTGAATTCATATAATAGGCAAGGTTCCTTTGAATTCATATAATAGGAATGAAATTTGTACGTGAATCTATTTTTTCTATATTTACATTCAATTAAGATTTGTACGTGAATGTATTTTTCTATATTAACATCATTTAAGATTAAGGTGACAAAATGACATGTAGATTAGGTTATATATTTTAGGGATAATAGACGTATATCCTCTGCTATATAGGTGAGATTCGGGTTACCCCTTGTATTTTTACGCACTACttgaaaattcgcttttagtgaccgaattagagaccgaaaaattttggtcactgtagtgaccgaattagccaccaaaattttatattcatgaacaaattttaagaggtcactaaatcggtcactaaaataaatcagccACCGATTTATAGACCAATATTTTGTGGCCGAAATTTCAGTGACTATAGTGactgaattagccaccaaaatttaatattcatgagccaattttaagtggtcactaaatcggtcacaaa is part of the Vicia villosa cultivar HV-30 ecotype Madison, WI unplaced genomic scaffold, Vvil1.0 ctg.001020F_1_1, whole genome shotgun sequence genome and harbors:
- the LOC131632782 gene encoding uncharacterized protein LOC131632782; amino-acid sequence: MAVSQEDIAYEIFSWLPAKIIFKFKLTCSSFSKFPEESPFKTKQSCNLLGMSDACFFLQHDQISQRYLKRIEFHHLPKEQQLSGVPNNVLTFLSNSACILASSNGLLLCHTINEDPIELFICNPITKSCFFIPSPESFRKTHNFSTLNVMLDCSNSSSSDDHFILLLENTEEWSPTSYACNIYHGKEGVWKSMENNFLSGGRNMKFDMPVFYNGAVHFISDCADYFMRSSPFYKPYIMSYNFEKGTSTILKLPREAIKGFHIECDMGIFNWGKLTSFYSSICLVKLRKSVFSIWVLKDYKSCSWKKILKVRVNALGLEEKDAHVTGFTVMNGNILVFSTEQKIYSCGLDEETFMIVEEIGSHNCRSNPRFLSYSNTLRSCGTNDETMPC